The following are encoded in a window of Streptococcus pasteurianus genomic DNA:
- a CDS encoding N-acyl homoserine lactonase family protein — protein MRKIKIHVFHTGEVCVAPKLPFGGDDCSVVEASGIFGKKEDRIWLPVSSYLIEHPKGTFLVDTGWSRDMSPNGIFDKKSQIKSLNSRLLYKINQGKVGLGQCIDEQLLKLGIKDSDLDAVLLTHLDCDHANGLKQVSNAKKFLVSADELAFAQKLTNRVRYRKTWWEGVNLTAFDWNDTQGAFSKSYDLLGDGSIELISIPGHADGLFAVKVKNDEGKFILLFSDGGYATKSWEQMITSGIAADRAKQRQSLAWIREQSLDPNCIESLANHDSDIQPHVIEF, from the coding sequence ATGAGAAAAATTAAAATTCATGTTTTTCATACTGGTGAAGTTTGTGTCGCCCCCAAATTGCCTTTTGGTGGAGATGATTGTAGTGTGGTTGAAGCATCAGGTATCTTTGGCAAAAAAGAAGATCGCATTTGGCTTCCTGTTTCTTCATATCTAATTGAACACCCAAAAGGAACGTTTCTTGTCGATACTGGTTGGTCACGAGACATGAGCCCGAACGGTATTTTTGATAAAAAGTCGCAAATAAAATCACTAAATAGTAGGTTACTTTACAAAATTAATCAAGGAAAAGTTGGTTTGGGACAATGTATTGATGAACAACTATTAAAGCTAGGAATCAAAGATTCAGACCTTGATGCGGTGCTTTTGACACATCTTGATTGTGACCACGCTAATGGTTTAAAGCAAGTAAGCAACGCTAAAAAATTTCTGGTATCAGCTGACGAATTGGCGTTTGCTCAAAAATTAACGAATAGAGTCCGTTATCGAAAAACTTGGTGGGAAGGCGTTAATCTTACTGCCTTTGATTGGAATGACACTCAAGGAGCATTTTCAAAATCTTATGACTTGCTGGGTGATGGTTCGATTGAATTAATTAGTATCCCAGGGCATGCAGATGGCTTATTTGCTGTAAAAGTTAAAAATGACGAAGGCAAATTTATCCTATTATTTTCAGATGGCGGTTATGCGACAAAAAGTTGGGAACAAATGATTACATCAGGTATTGCTGCCGACAGAGCAAAGCAACGCCAATCATTAGCTTGGATTAGAGAACAAAGTTTAGACCCTAACTGTATTGAATCTTTGGCAAATCATGATTCAGATATTCAACCCCATGTTATTGAATTTTAA
- a CDS encoding lipoate--protein ligase, which yields MKYIVNNSHNPAYNVALEAYAFRELLAEDELFILWINEPTIVIGKHQNAIEEINKTYTDEHGIHVVRRLSGGGAVYHDLNNLNYTIISNKSQEGAFDFKTFSQPVIETLADLGVTATFTGRNDLEIDGKKFCGNAQAYYKGRMMHHGCLLFDVDMTVLGNALQVSKDKIESKGVKSVRARVTNILDELPEKMTVEAFSNQLLNKMKESYPDMTEYVFSDDDLKNIQALADQQFGTWDWTYGEAPEYTIKRSVRYPAGKITTYANVEKSVIKGMKLYGDFFGIKDVADIEQALIGLRYEYPDVLAKLQTIDTTQYFTNITPQEIAKAIVE from the coding sequence ATGAAATATATTGTCAATAACTCCCATAATCCTGCCTACAATGTGGCTTTGGAAGCTTACGCTTTTCGTGAATTGTTAGCTGAAGATGAGCTTTTCATTCTTTGGATTAATGAGCCAACGATTGTTATTGGTAAACACCAAAATGCTATCGAAGAAATTAACAAAACTTATACAGATGAACACGGTATTCATGTGGTTCGTCGTTTATCAGGTGGCGGTGCGGTTTACCATGACCTCAATAATTTGAATTACACGATTATTTCTAATAAATCACAAGAAGGGGCTTTTGATTTTAAGACCTTTTCCCAACCTGTCATTGAAACGCTAGCTGATTTAGGGGTGACAGCGACTTTTACGGGACGTAATGACCTCGAAATTGACGGAAAGAAATTTTGTGGCAATGCGCAAGCTTATTATAAAGGACGAATGATGCATCATGGTTGTCTGTTATTTGACGTGGATATGACTGTTCTTGGAAATGCCCTGCAAGTTTCAAAAGATAAAATTGAATCCAAAGGGGTTAAATCTGTGCGTGCGCGTGTGACCAATATCTTAGATGAATTGCCAGAAAAAATGACTGTTGAAGCCTTTTCAAATCAATTGTTAAATAAAATGAAAGAATCTTATCCTGATATGACAGAATATGTCTTTTCTGATGATGACCTGAAAAACATTCAAGCCTTGGCTGACCAACAATTTGGCACTTGGGACTGGACTTACGGAGAAGCACCAGAATATACAATTAAACGCTCTGTTCGTTACCCAGCAGGAAAAATTACCACATATGCTAATGTTGAAAAATCAGTCATTAAAGGAATGAAACTTTACGGTGACTTTTTTGGCATCAAAGATGTGGCTGACATTGAACAAGCCCTAATCGGACTTCGCTACGAATACCCAGATGTCTTAGCCAAACTCCAAACAATTGATACCACCCAATACTTTACCAACATCACTCCACAAGAAATCGCCAAAGCAATCGTGGAGTGA
- a CDS encoding DUF898 family protein, with the protein MKRESYFDGGLLSYVGHSILAGLITILTLGICAPWGICIMINWKVQHTVIDGHRLAFDGTATQLFGNWIKWLILTIITIGIYSFWLNIKLQQWITKHTHYLD; encoded by the coding sequence ATGAAACGAGAAAGTTATTTTGACGGTGGTTTATTAAGTTACGTTGGACACAGTATTTTAGCTGGGTTGATTACCATTTTAACCCTTGGAATCTGCGCACCTTGGGGCATTTGTATCATGATAAACTGGAAAGTCCAACATACTGTTATTGACGGACACCGTCTAGCCTTTGACGGAACAGCCACACAACTCTTTGGCAATTGGATTAAGTGGCTCATTTTAACTATCATTACAATCGGTATCTACTCATTCTGGCTTAATATTAAATTGCAACAATGGATTACCAAACACACGCACTACTTAGACTAA
- a CDS encoding LysR family transcriptional regulator codes for MDIRVLNYFVTIVQTKSISNAADALHVTQPTLSRQIKELEDELDTILFHRGSREIQLTDDGQYLYNRAIEILALVEKTENNIRKSDGIAGDIYIGAAESQSLDIVARAIKTLTEQYPDIRVHIRSGNADDILEHLNKGVYDLGITIGSYDIKKYNHLALDNRDRWGALVPKGHPLTLIEKPSLTDALAYPLITSAQTSTEPSALAGLGDYRIVATYNLLYNASLLVKAGVGIALCLGNIIDTSYPDSDLTFVPFAENNHDTLQILWKKQNTLSPSTKQFLKIMREEIEK; via the coding sequence ATGGACATTCGTGTGCTTAATTATTTTGTCACAATTGTGCAGACCAAAAGCATTTCCAATGCAGCTGACGCTCTGCACGTGACACAACCAACACTCTCACGACAAATTAAAGAATTAGAAGATGAATTAGACACGATTTTATTTCACCGAGGTAGCCGTGAAATTCAATTGACCGATGACGGGCAATACCTTTACAACCGTGCCATTGAAATTCTGGCATTGGTTGAAAAAACTGAAAATAACATTCGAAAATCAGATGGCATTGCTGGTGATATTTACATCGGAGCCGCCGAAAGTCAGTCGCTTGATATTGTTGCCCGCGCTATCAAAACACTAACCGAACAATATCCAGATATTCGTGTCCATATTCGCAGTGGTAACGCAGATGACATTCTCGAACATTTAAATAAAGGCGTTTATGACTTGGGAATTACCATTGGCAGTTACGATATCAAAAAATACAATCACCTAGCCCTTGACAACCGCGACCGCTGGGGAGCCTTGGTTCCTAAAGGACATCCGTTGACGCTGATTGAAAAGCCAAGCCTCACTGATGCTCTGGCTTACCCACTTATCACTTCTGCTCAAACGAGTACAGAACCTAGCGCATTGGCCGGTTTAGGAGATTATCGTATTGTTGCAACCTATAATCTGCTCTATAATGCTTCACTTCTCGTCAAAGCTGGTGTGGGAATCGCCCTTTGCCTTGGCAACATTATCGACACCTCATATCCAGATAGCGACTTAACCTTTGTTCCATTTGCTGAAAATAATCACGACACCCTGCAAATTCTCTGGAAAAAACAAAACACGCTATCCCCAAGTACCAAACAATTTCTCAAAATAATGCGTGAAGAAATCGAAAAATAA
- a CDS encoding MalY/PatB family protein yields the protein MPKYHFDKIVNRRKVNSYKWDIGEDELPMWVADMDFDTAPEIKNALQKRIEQGAFGYNTVPNSFFEAYISWWQNRHEFTLQKDWLMFCTGAVPAISSIVRKMTKPSDKVVLLTPVYNIFYNSILNNGREVLESSLVYKDGNYQLDYDDLENKLAQPETTLMIFCNPHNPTGYVWTKAELDKIGQLCLKHDVLILSDEVHCDLTHPDSYYTPFASVSEEIANITMTCLAPSKAFNIAGLQTSVISVPNEALRKRVNRGINTDEVAEPNSFAIQATEAAFNEAGQWLDELNEYLVKNRAYLIEQVTTTFPEIKIVPAKATYLAWLDCSAISQNTTALCAFIRQKTGLILSDGDIFGGNGKLFIRWNYACPLEVLVDGVERFKKAVKEYKEQ from the coding sequence GTGCCTAAGTATCATTTTGATAAAATTGTCAATCGTCGTAAAGTGAATTCCTATAAATGGGATATTGGTGAGGATGAACTTCCAATGTGGGTTGCGGATATGGATTTTGATACGGCGCCAGAAATTAAAAATGCCCTGCAAAAGCGCATTGAGCAGGGCGCCTTTGGCTACAATACTGTGCCAAATTCTTTCTTTGAAGCCTATATTTCTTGGTGGCAAAACCGTCATGAATTCACACTTCAAAAAGATTGGTTGATGTTTTGCACGGGAGCCGTTCCTGCCATTTCATCAATTGTTCGTAAGATGACTAAGCCAAGTGATAAGGTAGTGCTTTTGACGCCTGTTTATAATATTTTTTACAATTCTATTTTGAACAATGGACGAGAAGTGTTGGAAAGCTCTTTGGTCTATAAGGATGGAAATTATCAGCTTGATTATGATGATTTGGAAAATAAGCTGGCGCAACCCGAGACGACGTTGATGATTTTTTGCAATCCCCACAATCCGACAGGTTATGTTTGGACAAAGGCAGAGCTTGATAAAATTGGTCAGCTTTGTTTGAAACATGATGTCCTTATTTTATCAGACGAAGTGCATTGTGATTTGACACATCCTGATAGCTATTATACGCCGTTTGCATCAGTATCAGAAGAAATCGCAAATATCACTATGACTTGCTTAGCGCCGTCAAAAGCTTTTAATATTGCTGGCTTGCAAACGTCGGTAATTTCTGTGCCAAATGAAGCCCTTCGTAAACGAGTCAATCGTGGCATCAATACGGACGAAGTGGCTGAGCCAAATTCTTTTGCCATTCAAGCAACAGAAGCAGCTTTCAATGAAGCAGGGCAATGGTTAGATGAGCTTAACGAGTACTTGGTAAAAAATCGTGCGTACTTGATTGAGCAAGTGACAACAACTTTTCCAGAAATCAAAATCGTTCCAGCAAAGGCGACTTATCTCGCTTGGCTGGACTGTTCTGCTATTTCACAAAATACAACAGCATTATGTGCCTTTATTCGTCAAAAAACAGGTTTAATCCTATCTGACGGTGACATTTTTGGTGGCAATGGTAAACTTTTCATCAGGTGGAATTACGCTTGCCCGCTTGAAGTGTT